The genomic stretch TCACCTTTCAAACCCGTTACTTTTCCATTCTTTACGGTCAGTTCTGTTACTCTGTGCCGGAATTTCATTTGCAGCATTCCTTTTTCTTTGGCCTGATATGCTTTTTCCACAAAAGGTTTTATTACCCCCGTACCGGTTCCCCAGCTTACATGAAAACGAGGAACAGAATTTCCGTGTCCGTTGGCTGATCCGTCACCGCGTTCTGCCCAGCCTACCATAAACATCAGCTTGATTCCCAGCTTGGAAATGTATTTATATTTTTCACCTGCTGCGAATTTCAGGTAAGCTTCGGCCCATTTTCGTGGCCAGTAATCTTCATCACGGTCAAAACCGGCAGTCCCTTTCCAATCTTGTAATGCCAATTCATAGGAGTCTTTAATTCCCATTCTTCGTTGCTGGGGAGAATTAATCAGAAAAAGTCCGCCAAATGACCAGAATGCCTGTCCGCCTATGTTCTGTTCGGTTTCCTGATCCAGTAACAATACTTTTTTCCCGGCATTGGTAATTTCCATCGCAGCAGTAAGTCCTGCCAATCCGGTTCCTATGATAATTGCATCAGGCTGGAATGTTTCTTCCATAGATAAAGGTGTTTTTTTATTCTCAATACTTTATATAAATGTATAAAATATTTGCCTTCAAAATATGAAACCGGAGCATGTAAAATTATTCATGTCATATCTACTGTTTTAAGCACTGACTATCAGATGAGACATTATCCACTTTTCAACACTATCTTTGTTAATAATTCCGGATTTTATGTTTTCTTTTGGTGATGTTATTTTTTTATCAGAACTTTTCCATGAATAAGTTAAACAGGTTTTAATATGAGAAAACTAAGCATTCTATTTTTAATCCTTTTTATTAGTATAATATACTGTAATGCCCAGAAAAGAAAGCATGCATCTGATAGAACAATGATAATACCCAATCGTACCATTAAAAATATAGTGATTCCTGATATAGAGCAAATGAATATTCAATCTCAAAAGGAGGATTCAATACAATCAAAAAATATATTAGGGAAAAGCAGAAAAATTAAGAGATTCCAAAAAAATATAATAGATCATTCCAGCTATTCTTTGGAAGAATATGGTGATGAAGGACCTATCAGAAAAGCAACCATAAAAAACTCAAAACTCCGTGTTCTTGACGAAGTTTTCATGAATAAAAAAAATGTGATCACTATCAATGAAGAATGGACCAATTATAAGGATTCTCTTTTTTATCCAAAAATCGATTATAATTATACATTCTATGAAACTGGAAATTTAAAAAAAATAAAGTGCTATTCTAGTTATATCCCGGTAGGAAATTGGTATTTATATGATGAAACCGGAAAAGAACTTCACCATATTAATATAGATAAGCATTTCAAAATGTCACTTATTCAGATTCTGGAAAAAGCATCTAAAATAAAGATAGACAATCACCCAGGTTATTCTATCGCCAGATTATTTGATGACAAACACTCGTACTGGAAATTAAAATATTCTGAATTAAGTGATGAACAAGCAGGACCTCCAGTCGTAATTTTAATAGATGACAGTACAGGAAAAATTATTTATAAGGAATCACAAAATCACGAGCCTGATTACAGAAACTCAGGGATTATTGATTATAAATCCATTTTTAATTACATGCAAAAAATTTTTAAGCCTTTCGGTGAATAAATTAAACAGGTTTTAATATTTAATATAAGCAATGAGAAAACTAAGCATTCTATTTTTAATCCTTTTTATTGGTGTAATATACTGTAATGCACAGAAAAAAAAGCATGCATCTGATAAAACAATGATAATACCCAATCGTACCATTAAAAATATAGTGATTCCTGATATAGAGCAAATGAATATTCAATCTCAGAAAGAGGATTCTATACAATCAAAAAATTCATGGGGAGAAAATAGAAAAATTAAAAGAGTCATTAAGAATACTGTAAACAACTCAAACTATTCTTTAGAAGAAAATGATTCTGAAGGGCTTATCAGAAAATTGGCCATAGAAAACTCAAATCTTCGTACTTTTGATGAAGTTTTCAGAGATAAAAGAAATGTAATCATCATCAATAAAGAATGGACCGACTATAAGGATAAACCCATTTACCTTACTATCGATTATCATTATGCATTCTATGAAACTGGAATTTTAAAAAAAATAAAGTGCTATTCTAGTTATATCCCGGTAGGAAATTGGTATTTATATGATGAAACCGGAAAAGAGCTTCACCATATTAATATAGATAAGCATTTCAAAATGTCACTTATTCAGATTCTGGAAAAAGCATCTAAAATAAAGATATATAATCACCAAAGTTATTCTATCGCCAGATTATTTGATGCCAAACACTCATACTGGAAATTAGAGTATTTTAAATCAAGTGATGAGCATCAGGCAGGACCTTCAATCGTAATTTTAATAGATGATAGTACCGGAAAAATTATTTATAAGGAATCACAAAATCACGAGCCTGATTACAAAAGCTCAGGAATTATTGATTATAAATCCATTTTTAATTACATGCAAAAAAATTTTAAACCTTTCAGTGAATAGAGAAAAATACAAATCTTTGAATATCTTTTAATTTAAATCTTCATATTCAACCTTAGCTCCAAGGTCTTCCAATTGCTTACGATCATATTCCAACCATTTAGTATACCCAGTTCTAAACAATATTTTTGGTTCTTTACTGAGTTGAAGAGCTTCTGCTCCGGAAAGACCGAATTCTTTTTTCAGTAATGCAATAACCTTCATTTTATTGGGCCCAATATCGGTAATGTACAAGTTTACTTCTGAACCCATTGCTTCATAAGTTTCTATTGAGTTCGAAACACCTTCTTCTTCCTCTTCAATACTAGTATATACTTCTTCCCATAAAGGATTTTCAAGGTCTATATTTTCATCAAAATATTCAATTAATTCAGCTTTATCCCATCTTAGATTTTGAATCTCCTGCAGTATTTTCTGAAAAATACTTAAACTTTCAGCTACTTTAATAGGGGCCCAGTTTCCCTGTCCATGATAAGCGAAATAAACAGGAAAATCAGCTTCAGCTTCATTCAAATCAATAAAAAAAGGATCAGCAAAATAATTGGAAGCCAAAACAATCCAGCTTGACTGAAATTCTCCGGGAGCATTACCTGCCAGGAGTTTATTCTCTGCCGAATTATAGTGATATCCATCCTGAAAGTAATAAATATGCTCTGCAGAAGCATAATTTTCCGGCAAAGCAAGTCCTTCTATAAGAACAGCTGTTTTCAAAAATTCTATAATAACAGGGAATGAATAAATTTTTTGAAGTAAAGAAGCGTTTTGTTCTTTCATTTTTTCAATTTCTTCAGAGGATATGATATTTTGTTCTCTGTCAAAAGGAAACTTTCTCTGCATCCAGTGTATTAAATCACGGTCTAAAACCTCCAGAGTTTCCTTCTGAAGCACACCATAGGAACTCAGATACACTTTTGTATCTTTATTATTTTTTGAAATAACGGCAACCTGACCGCCAGAATCATCTGCAACAGGAATATATTCCGGAAGAAATTCTTCAAATTCATAAGTATCATAACGTTCCTGAAGATCTTCTACAGTACGTAATACACGAACAACATCATAAATGATGTCTTCGTTATATTTTTTAGTAAAAACTTTTAAAAAATTTATCCAATGTTCAGGAGGATTGATTTTCATAGCATAAAGCGCATATTTATTTTAAGTATTAAGAGGATGGGGTTTGCTTTAAATATGATAAAGTAAAGTAATTTGATTTCATCTACTTTTCTTAATAACTTTATCATTCTTAATGATTTTGAAATTTTTTATTTAAATATAAAGGGGTACTTTAAAGCAACCCGAAGTCATAGCTGATATCCGGCTATAATTTGTTTTTCACGACTAAAATACAAAAAGCAGATTCATTTGAAGTTTTATCTTTGTTAAAAATCATCACAATGAGAGAATATAAACCCTAGGACGTGAACAGGAGAGGAGTTCGGGAGTCAGGTTAATTATTGAGCCTGGAGCAGCGAATGTCATTTATCTCACTCCAAAAAAGAATTAATATCCTTTAAAACATCAGTAATAATGTAAAAACACCCTCCATACTCCTTTTAAGATTCAACAAATCCTTTATATATTTGTGAAAAAAGAAGTATGAAGTATTTGTTTATGGTAGCCTGCTTGTTCTGCTCCCTTTTCAGTCAGGCACAGCAGACACAGAATCCATGGAAAGAAAGCCAGCTAATGGATCCCGCATTATTAGCCTCAAGAATTGTAAAGCACAAAACTAAAGATTTAATAATCATTTCAGTAGGACCTGAAGCGATTATTAAAGGTTCTGTGGATATAGGACCAACTCATGAGCCGGAAAATCTGGAAAAGCTGAAAAATTATCTTAAAGATATTCCTAAAAATAAGGAAATTGTGATTTATTGTGGATGCTGTCCTTTCGTAAAATGTCCGAATATCCGTCCTGCATTTCATCTATTGATGGAAATGGGCTTTAAAAACAGCCAGCTTTTAAATCTTCCTAAAAATATAAAAACGGATTGGCTGGATAAAGATTATCCAACAAATGATTAATATGAAAACAAGTTTTACTGTAATGTTTCTAATCCTGTTTTCGGGATTTGCATTCGCTCAAAATAAGATCGAAATAGGAAAGAAGGCACCGGAAATAATAATGGCTAAACCAGATGGATCTTCATTTTCTCTTTCGAGTCAAAAAGGAAAGCTTGTCCTTATTGATTTTTGGGCTACCTGGTGTGCTCCATGTGTAGAGGAGCAACCTGAGTTGAAAAAACTGTATGATATCTATTCGAATCAGGTAAAAGCTAATAAATTTGAAATTTTGGGGGTTTCTTTAGATAAAAATAAAGAGAGCTGGCAGAAAGCTATTGATCGGTTTAATATCAACTGGATACAAATCAGTGATTTAAAATTCTGGAAAAGCCCTGTTGCAAAAACTTATGAAATAGATGAACTTCCATTCAATGTTATTATTGACGGTGAAGGAACGATTATCGCTAAAAATCTTCATGAAAAGGAACTTGAGGAGTTTTTAAGGAACAGCTTATAATAAAAAAGAGTAAGATCGAAAAAAACAACGATACAAAAGAGTGGTCAGGGTGGCCACTCTTTTTGAGTTTAACAGCTATTTGTGCATTAGAATCGGTGCTGAATTTTGTGCTTGTCATCAATCAGAAAATGATAGAGGGAAAATCATTGTCGATTGATGATTTTTTTTCAGTCAAGTTTCATTAATCTCGTAATTAATACTATAAAAATAAGAATTAAATTTATAAAAATCACAATAAAGGGAATAATTTAAATGTTAATTTTTACATTCAGTTAAGTAACAATTACTTAATAAATATTTGTTGGTGATTCAAAATAATATCTTATTTAATTTATACTCAGAATTAAACAAAAATATTTATCAATATTATAAATATACACATTTTTATCATTATATATTTAAAAAAAATACAATATTGAAATAATTATACAAACAATAAATAATTATTGCTAACTATTTATTACCTTTAAGTATAATATTAAAGAAAATAATAACAATAAGAAAACTTCCTTCATCATACAAAATTCCACTTCCAGGCTATTGTTCACAATCATACAATCTATTCTGGTATTGAAATATTACATTCTACAATATTATTATCTCGATGGCTTTTTGAAGGAATAGACGAGATTATTATCAAACAGTATACTACACAAAAACACCTAATCAAATAAAATAGTATGAATTCAATCATCCACAAACTCCCATTACCGGGAATTAAAAAAACGGAATCAGCTATCCAGGATTCTATGGGCTGGCTTAAAAAGTATCAATTAATATCAGATGAACATCAGGCAGAACATATTGCCAACGCCGGTGCCTATTTTACGGCATTGAGTTTCCCAGATATTAAGCATTATCAGATAAGGGATGTTACGGATTTTTGCTCCTGGGTGTGTCTTTTAGATGATGTAGGAGAAGAACTGCTTCTCCATAGCAGTCTTCCTCAATTAATCAACTTTTTTTCAGGTTTAAAATACATCTGTGAAGAACCGGATTACCAAAATCCTAATCATCCTGGACTCTTTTATGAACATCCGATGATCAATGCATTTTTGGACCTTAAATCCAGATTAAGCAATTGGGCCGGAATTCCGCAAATCAATTCTCTGATGAAAGCGGTTGGAGGTTTTGCTAATGGAATACAGTGGGAAAATGCCTTTAAAATTGAAAACAAGCATCCAGATCTTAGTACTTTTTGTGCCATGAGAATGACAAGTGGAGGAATGGAAATTCCTTCTGCTTTGGCGCAATGTGTAAACAAAGTACAACTAAGCACAATAGAACTTACAAATCCGGTTATCCTGATTTTAACGAAGAGTATTTGTTTTGTAGGGCTTCTCGATAATGATATTTATTCATACGAAAAAGAGAAGGCTTCTGATGTCTACTATAATAATATCATTCAGATTTATCTTATTTCTTATCCGTACCTGAGTGAAGAACAGGCTATATCCAAGGCAATAGATCTGCGGAACCAAATTCTATTTTTGTATCATTTATTGAAGCAAAAATACCATTATATCTACGAACCCATTGCTTTATATTTCAAGGGACTGGAAGATGTTATTTCAGGAAACCTCATTTTTTGCAGTACTAATAAGCGATATAAAGTAGCCAATGACAGGAAGGGCCATGATTTCACAATCGTCAAGAACGGTAAACAAGACATTAACCCTCCAAAAGATATTACTTCCATTTCATGGTGGTGGTCTCTACTGGATACTCAATATTCCTTTAAGAATTAATATCTGCTGATAAAAAAAAATTCATATACACTTAAGAGTCATTAATATACATCTGAATACGCCATACAATCCTGATGTTTACTTTTGATTCTATGAAAAAGAACTACTTCCTCCGATGTGCTTTGTCTATCATCTTATTGATGCATAGCGTAATCTCCATTTTTAGTGGTGATGTCAATAGTTTTGGTATCAACTATCTTGATACCATAGGATTTTATCCAATAGGACTGTATCTTGCCTGGACTGTAAAACTTATTCATCTTGTTTCTGTTTTCCTTCTTTGGACAGACCGGTATATAAAGCCCGTTGCCCTCTGTAATATCCTGATCTTTGTTTTCGGGATCTATTATATTCACTGGGAAAGTGGCTGGTATGTAGTAGGTGGTGGAACCAATGGTATTGAGTTTAATATTTTGCTGATATTCAGTTTTATTAATCTTATATTTCCTGAAGTTGTCCTGAAAAAGAAAACAAACCGCAGTTTATAGATCAATGGCTGAAATTGATAGACTTTATATTCCTATATTTAACTGAATCTTATTATTTTATATTTTTAAATGATAACAAGTTTGAAACCGGATCATCAATCTAAGCTCCACATTCATCTGCTTTTTTGGATACTGTACTATATTCTGGAAGCCTACCTGGATTTCTATTGGTCCAGATACCAGTTTCCTGATTTCATGTGGCAGACCAGACTTCAGAATACTCTTATTCTTGAATTGGGGTACTTTTTAGTTAAAATTCCTCTTGCTTATTCATTACTATATGTATATGAAAAGGTTCATCTTAACAAGGTTATCAAATATATGATCTGTATTCTGATCATCATCCTTGCGGTTTTAGGGCATCGGTTATTCACTCATTATATTATTTACCCATATATCTATGGGGTTACAGAGACTTTAGATGGTAAGCAGCCTTCCGGATTTATCAATGGTTTAGTAGCATTTAATTCTTTTATGGATCTTATTTTTATGGTAGGACTGGTTTTCGGAATCGAAATTACGCGGCAGAAAAATCTGCTGAAAGAGCAGATTTCTCAATTGAAATCAGAAAAACTGGATCAGGAACTTACGATGTTAAAAGCTCAGATCAATCCGCATTTTTTGTTTAATACACTGAACAACATCTACGGAATGGCCCTTAAAAAGGCAGATGAAACGCCTGATGTAATTCTGCAGCTTTCTAAAATCATGAGGTATAATATCTATGAAGCGGCTGAAAAAATGATTTCCATTGGAAAGGACCTTGAAAATATCAAAGATTTTATACAGATTCAGAAAATAAGGCATCATCATCTCAGTGTACATTTACGGGAAAATATTGATAATCCTTCTCAGGAAATTTCACCACTGATCCTGATACAGTTTGTTGAAAATGCTTTTAAACATGGTGTTTCTGAAAGTTTGGGAAATTCTTTTATCACCATTGATGTTGAACTGAAAAACGGAATTCTTATCTATTGTATTGAAAATTCCAAAGAAGAAAGACCTCATCAGCATTCTACAAAAATAGGACTGAAAAATATCCGTCGGCAACTTGAGCTGCTTTACCCTAAACACCAACTCAATGTAGAGGATAAAACTGGCCAATATATTGTGCAACTCAAAATTGATTTCAATGATACACCCAATCACTAAAAAATACAATTGCATTATTGTAGAGGACGAACCTATTGCCGCAGAAATCCTGGAAACTTTTATTTCCCGTGATGCTGAACTCAATCTTATAGGAAAATGTTCCGATGCTGTACATGCAAGCAATCTTTTAAGCATTCATGAAGTAGATCTTATGTTTTTGGACCTTCACCTTCCTGTGGTGAAAGGCTTTGATTTTTTGAAAAAACTAAAAAATCCGCCATTTGTAATTGTTACTACAGCGTATCATCAGTATGCCATAGAAGGATATGAACTGGATATTGCAGATTATCTACTGAAGCCTATTCCTTATGAACGCTTTACTACTGCTGTTGGTAAGTTTAAATATTTAATGGAAGCGGAAGATGCTTTACTGGAAATGGCTGAGCGTGACCATATTTTCATCAGCAGTGGCAAAAAACAGATTAAGATTATTCTTCATGATATTTTCTATATTGAAAGTTTAAGAGAATACATTCATATTCATACCAAGACAGAAACTTTCACTTTTAAAATGCCCATCAGTAAAATAGAGGAGAGTCTGAACCCAAATATGTTTACCCGCATTCATAAATCTTATATTATTTCCAAGCCTAAAATAGAGATTAAATCCGCAACTGTTGTACAGGTAAAAGGGAAGAAACTTCCGATTGGCAGAACTTATAAACCGTTTATTGATTGGTAATATTATAACCACCCGTCAAAAATTCAAATAATTTTTGACACCACTCCGGAAGAGGGGGAGTATTTAATCCTTCAATGCTAATATTTTGTGAAAATTTACAATTTTCACAAAAACAGAAAGGTTTTAAAACCTTCATGACTTTCCATTAAAAAAATAAACGAAATAATTTCCGCCATTCATTAGTCACATTTTAGTAGACTCCATTCCGCCATTCATATATACAATACAT from Chryseobacterium indologenes encodes the following:
- a CDS encoding rhodanese-like domain-containing protein, producing MKYLFMVACLFCSLFSQAQQTQNPWKESQLMDPALLASRIVKHKTKDLIIISVGPEAIIKGSVDIGPTHEPENLEKLKNYLKDIPKNKEIVIYCGCCPFVKCPNIRPAFHLLMEMGFKNSQLLNLPKNIKTDWLDKDYPTND
- a CDS encoding LytR/AlgR family response regulator transcription factor gives rise to the protein MIHPITKKYNCIIVEDEPIAAEILETFISRDAELNLIGKCSDAVHASNLLSIHEVDLMFLDLHLPVVKGFDFLKKLKNPPFVIVTTAYHQYAIEGYELDIADYLLKPIPYERFTTAVGKFKYLMEAEDALLEMAERDHIFISSGKKQIKIILHDIFYIESLREYIHIHTKTETFTFKMPISKIEESLNPNMFTRIHKSYIISKPKIEIKSATVVQVKGKKLPIGRTYKPFIDW
- a CDS encoding terpene synthase family protein translates to MNSIIHKLPLPGIKKTESAIQDSMGWLKKYQLISDEHQAEHIANAGAYFTALSFPDIKHYQIRDVTDFCSWVCLLDDVGEELLLHSSLPQLINFFSGLKYICEEPDYQNPNHPGLFYEHPMINAFLDLKSRLSNWAGIPQINSLMKAVGGFANGIQWENAFKIENKHPDLSTFCAMRMTSGGMEIPSALAQCVNKVQLSTIELTNPVILILTKSICFVGLLDNDIYSYEKEKASDVYYNNIIQIYLISYPYLSEEQAISKAIDLRNQILFLYHLLKQKYHYIYEPIALYFKGLEDVISGNLIFCSTNKRYKVANDRKGHDFTIVKNGKQDINPPKDITSISWWWSLLDTQYSFKN
- a CDS encoding TlpA family protein disulfide reductase, with the protein product MKTSFTVMFLILFSGFAFAQNKIEIGKKAPEIIMAKPDGSSFSLSSQKGKLVLIDFWATWCAPCVEEQPELKKLYDIYSNQVKANKFEILGVSLDKNKESWQKAIDRFNINWIQISDLKFWKSPVAKTYEIDELPFNVIIDGEGTIIAKNLHEKELEEFLRNSL
- a CDS encoding sensor histidine kinase gives rise to the protein MITSLKPDHQSKLHIHLLFWILYYILEAYLDFYWSRYQFPDFMWQTRLQNTLILELGYFLVKIPLAYSLLYVYEKVHLNKVIKYMICILIIILAVLGHRLFTHYIIYPYIYGVTETLDGKQPSGFINGLVAFNSFMDLIFMVGLVFGIEITRQKNLLKEQISQLKSEKLDQELTMLKAQINPHFLFNTLNNIYGMALKKADETPDVILQLSKIMRYNIYEAAEKMISIGKDLENIKDFIQIQKIRHHHLSVHLRENIDNPSQEISPLILIQFVENAFKHGVSESLGNSFITIDVELKNGILIYCIENSKEERPHQHSTKIGLKNIRRQLELLYPKHQLNVEDKTGQYIVQLKIDFNDTPNH
- a CDS encoding DoxX family protein; the protein is MKKNYFLRCALSIILLMHSVISIFSGDVNSFGINYLDTIGFYPIGLYLAWTVKLIHLVSVFLLWTDRYIKPVALCNILIFVFGIYYIHWESGWYVVGGGTNGIEFNILLIFSFINLIFPEVVLKKKTNRSL